A window of the Macaca nemestrina isolate mMacNem1 chromosome X, mMacNem.hap1, whole genome shotgun sequence genome harbors these coding sequences:
- the LOC105499966 gene encoding putative E3 ubiquitin-protein ligase makorin-4, with amino-acid sequence MAEAAAPGTTATTSGAGAAAAEAAAAVSPTPIPTVTAPSPRAGGVVGGSDGSGDSAASDDSGAWTKQVTCRYFVYGICKEGDNCRYSHDLSDRPCGVVCSCFKRGYCLYGDRCRCEHSKPLKQEEATATELTTESSLAASSSLSSIVGPLVEMNTNESESRNSNFATVGAGSEDWANAIEFVPGQPYCGRTVPSCTEAPLQGPVTKEESEKEQTAVETKELCPYAAVGQCRYGENCVYLHGDLCDICGLQALHPMDAAQRSQHIQSCIEAHEKAMEFSFAVQRSKDRVCGICMEVVYEKANPSEHRFGILSNCNHTFCLKCIRKWRSAKEFESRIVKSCPQCRITSNFVIPSEYWVEEKEEKQKLIQKYKKAMSNKACRYFDEGRGSCPFGENCFYKHVYPDGRREEPQRQQEETSSRHQAQGRNHFVEFFEEGANSNPFDDEEEAVTFELGEMLLMLSTAGGDDELTGSEDVWDLFCDEEFCVLDL; translated from the exons ATGGCGGAGGCTGCAGCTCCCGGAACAACAGCCACAACATCAGGAGCAGGAGCGGCAGCGGCGGAGGCGGCGGCAGCGGTCTCCCCGACTCCGATCCCCACAGTCACCGCCCCGTCCCCGAGGGCGGGCGGAGTGGTCGGCGGCAGCGACGGCAGCGGCGACAGTGCTGCGAGCGACGACAGCGGCGC CTGGACTAAACAGGTCACCTGTAGGTATTTTGTGTATGGGATTTGTAAGGAAGGAGATAACTGTCGCTACTCGCATGACCTCTCTGACCGTCCGTGTGGAGTAGTGTGCAGTTGTTTTAAGCGAGGGTACTGTCTTTATGGAGACCGCTGCAGATGTGAACATAGTAAGCCGTTGAAACAGGAAGAAGCAACTGCTACAGAGCTAACTACAGAATCATCCCTTGCTGCTTCCTCAAGTCTCTCCTCGATAGTTGGACCACTTGTTGAAATGAATACAAACGAATCTGAGTCAAGAAATTCAAACTTTGCAACTGTAGGAGCAGGTTCAGAGGACTGGGCGAATGCCATTGAGTTTGTTCCTGGGCAACCCTACTGTGGCCGTACTGTGCCTTCCTGCACTGAAGCACCCCTGCAGGGCCCAGTGACCAAGGAAGAATCAGAAAAAGAGCAAACCGCGGTGGAAACGAAGGAGCTGTGCCCCTATGCTGCAGTGGGACAGTGCCGATATGGGGAGAACTGTGTGTATCTCCACGGAGATTTATGTGACATATGTGGGCTGCAGGCCCTGCATCCGATGGATGCTGCCCAGAGATCACAGCATATACAATCGTGCATTGAAGCCCATGAGAAGGCTATGGAGTTCTCATTTGCTGTGCAGCGCAGCAAGGACAGGGTGTGTGGGATCTGCATGGAGGTGGTCTATGAGAAAGCCAACCCCAGCGAGCACCGCTTCGGGATCCTCTCCAACTGCAACCACACCTTCTGTCTCAAGTGCATTCGCAAGTGGAGGAGTGCTAAGGAATTTGAGAGCAGGATCGTCAAGTCCTGCCCACAATGCCGAATCACATCTAACTTTGTCATTCCAAGTGAGTACTGggtggaggagaaagaagagaagcagaaaCTCATTCAGAAATACAAGAAAGCAATGAGCAACAAGGCATGCAGGTATTTTGATGAAGGACGTGGGAGCTGCCCATTTGGGGAGAATTGTTTTTACAAGCATGTGTACCCTGATGGCCGTAGAGAGGAGCCACAGAGACAGCAAGAGGAAACATCAAGCAGACACCAGGCCCAAGGAAGGAACCACTTCGTGGAATTCTTTGAGGAAGGAGCGAACAGCAACCCCTTTGATGATGAAGAAGAGGCTGTCACCTTTGAGCTGGGAGAGATGTTGCTTATGCTTTCGACTGCAGGTGGGGACGACGAACTGACAGGCTCTGAAGATGTGTGGGACTTGTTTTGTGATGAAGAATTTTGTG